The following proteins are encoded in a genomic region of Salvelinus namaycush isolate Seneca chromosome 12, SaNama_1.0, whole genome shotgun sequence:
- the LOC120057514 gene encoding protein Wnt-11-like, with protein MRGVGFVESGLTVNGSSLGWNQTNHCKLLDALAHEQLQLCRRNLELMHSIVHAAKMTKNTCQNTFGDMRWNCSSVEKAPRFTPDLAKGTRESAFVFSLASAVVSHSIARACSSGELPSCSCAPAPAEQAGPDFKWGGCGDNLRYGLQMGSAFSDAPMRNSRSGSQPFRLMNLHNNAVGRQALIDAQETNCKCHGVSGSCSVKTCWKGLHDINHIAMDLKSKYLSATKVIHRHLGTRKQLVPRELDFRPVRESDLVYLVSSSDYCTHNEKHGSLGTQNRQCNKTSNDSGSCNIMCCGRGYNAFTERIVERCQCKYHWCCYVTCKRCERTVERYVCK; from the exons atgagaggtgttggctttgttgAGAG TGGACTTACTGTAAATGGGAGTTCTTTAGGCTGGAATCAAACTAATCATTGCAAGCTGCTAGACGCGTTGGCCCATGAGCAATTGCAACTTTGTCGGCGAAATCTTGAGTTGATGCACAGTATTGTCCACGCCGCCAAGATGACCAAAAATACATGTCAGAACACCTTCGGTGACATGCGGTGGAACTGTTCCTCTGTTGAAAAAGCCCCTCGTTTTACACCAGATTTAGCAAAGG GCACCAGGGAGTCTGCGTTTGTGTTCTCACTAGCTTCTGCCGTAGTGAGTCATTCCATCGCCAGAGCCTGCTCTTCTGGAGAGCTCCCCAGCTGCTCGTGCGCCCCAGCCCCTGCTGAACAGGCCGGGCCCGACTTCAAATGGGGAGGATGTGGCGATAACCTGCGCTATGGTCTCCAAATGGGATCTGCCTTTTCTGATGCACCGATGAGAAACAGCAGATCTGGCTCTCAGCCGTTCAGACTGATGAACTTGCACAATAATGCAGTTGGAAGACAG GCACTTATTGATGCCCAGGAGACCAATTGCAAATGCCATGGGGTGTCTGGGTCCTGCTCTGTCAAAACATGTTGGAAGGGCCTCCATGATATTAATCACATTGCCATGGATCTCAAATCCAAGTACCTGTCTGCCACCAAGGTGATCCATCGTCATCTTGGGACGAGGAAGCAGTTGGTCCCCAGAGAGTTGGATTTTCGACCAGTGAGAGAGAGTGATTTGGTCTACCTGGTCAGCTCTTCGGATTACTGCACACACAAtgagaaacatggctcactcggcaCACAGAACAG GCAGTGCAATAAGACATCCAATGACAGTGGGAGTTGCAATATAATGTGCTGTGGTCGCGGCTACAATGCCTTCACTGAGAGGATTGTGGAGAGATGCCAGTGCAAGTACCACTGGTGCTGCTATGTCACCTGCAAGAGGTGTGAAAGGACAGTGGAGAGATATGTATGCAAATAA
- the LOC120057180 gene encoding immunoglobulin-binding protein 1-like isoform X1, which produces MAAVESTNMSLMQSEEPLKLSDLLDRGWKLYEEVDTTNDPIAATHIQVKIKRGITQLEVATRMVAQLDLFSRNEDLEEVATTDLKYLMLPAFLGALTMKQVNLAKRLDHVQIARCYFLDFLKRCKEYNLSKFELPKIIENSADIPEEESANGPPKPPDLIAMATVRAAKIERYKQRKDTEAKLSEIKAAVDSGQADDEIVRNFYLLNVRKWIAVSLEEIESIDQEIEILTRMDVLKQSSAEPLHSKRPPMKPFILTKDAVQARVFGAGYPSLPTMSVDDWYEQHRKKNALPDQGIPRSAEDFDAEEREQEEKEKRVENDDEEALQKARDWDNWKDTHRRGYGNRKNMG; this is translated from the exons ATGGCAGCCGTAGAAAGCACTAACATGTCATTAATGCAGTCAGAAGAACCGCTTAAACTATCTGATTTATTAGATCGAGGATGGAAACTATATGAGGAGGTGGACACCACAAACGATCCCATCGCAGCCACCCATATCCAGGTCAAAATCAAGCGTGGGATAACGCAACTTGAAGTGGCAACGCGAATGGTGGCCCAACTCGACTTGTTCAG CCGAAATGAGGATTTGGAGGAGGTAGCAACCACAGATCTGAAGTATCTTATGTTGCCTGCCTTCCTGGGGGCTCTAACTATGAAGCAAGTGAACCTGGCAAAACGACTAGATCACGTTCAGATAGCTAGATGTTACTTTTTGGACTTCTTGAAAAGATGTAAGGAGTATAACTTATCAAAGTTTGAACTACCCAAAATCATTGAAAACTCTGCTGACATACCAGAAGAAGAATCTGCAAATGGGCCCCCCAAACCTCCAGACCTAATTGCGATGGCAACAGTTAGAGCGGCAAAGATAGAAAG ATACAAACAGAGGAAGGACACAGAGGCCAAGCTATCAGAGATCAAGGCAGCAGTGGACAGTGGGCAGGCAGACGACGAGATAGTCCGAAACTTTTACCTCCTCAATGTGAGGAAATGGATTGCTGTATCCCTGGAGGAGATAGAGAGCATTGACCAGGAAATTGAGATTTTGACCAGGATGGATGTTCTAAAACAG AGTTCAGCAGAGCCATTACACTCTAAAAGGCCTCCCATGAAACCCTTCATTCTCACCAAAGATGCTGTTCAGGCCCG AGTATTTGGGGCAGGCTATCCCAGCCTACCTACTATGTCAGTGGATGACTGGTATGAACAGCACAGGAAGAAAAATGCCTTGCCAGACCAGGGGATCCCACGCAGCGCTG AGGACTTTGATGCAGAAGAGCGAGAacaagaagagaaagagaagcgGGTTGAAAATGACGATGAGGAGGCCTTGCAGAAAGCTAGAGACTGGGACAACTGGAAGGATACGCATCGGAGAGGCTATGGGAACCGTAAAAACATGGGCTAA
- the LOC120057180 gene encoding immunoglobulin-binding protein 1-like isoform X2: MATSQIHSRNEDLEEVATTDLKYLMLPAFLGALTMKQVNLAKRLDHVQIARCYFLDFLKRCKEYNLSKFELPKIIENSADIPEEESANGPPKPPDLIAMATVRAAKIERYKQRKDTEAKLSEIKAAVDSGQADDEIVRNFYLLNVRKWIAVSLEEIESIDQEIEILTRMDVLKQSSAEPLHSKRPPMKPFILTKDAVQARVFGAGYPSLPTMSVDDWYEQHRKKNALPDQGIPRSAEDFDAEEREQEEKEKRVENDDEEALQKARDWDNWKDTHRRGYGNRKNMG, from the exons ATGGCGACTAGCCAGATTCACAG CCGAAATGAGGATTTGGAGGAGGTAGCAACCACAGATCTGAAGTATCTTATGTTGCCTGCCTTCCTGGGGGCTCTAACTATGAAGCAAGTGAACCTGGCAAAACGACTAGATCACGTTCAGATAGCTAGATGTTACTTTTTGGACTTCTTGAAAAGATGTAAGGAGTATAACTTATCAAAGTTTGAACTACCCAAAATCATTGAAAACTCTGCTGACATACCAGAAGAAGAATCTGCAAATGGGCCCCCCAAACCTCCAGACCTAATTGCGATGGCAACAGTTAGAGCGGCAAAGATAGAAAG ATACAAACAGAGGAAGGACACAGAGGCCAAGCTATCAGAGATCAAGGCAGCAGTGGACAGTGGGCAGGCAGACGACGAGATAGTCCGAAACTTTTACCTCCTCAATGTGAGGAAATGGATTGCTGTATCCCTGGAGGAGATAGAGAGCATTGACCAGGAAATTGAGATTTTGACCAGGATGGATGTTCTAAAACAG AGTTCAGCAGAGCCATTACACTCTAAAAGGCCTCCCATGAAACCCTTCATTCTCACCAAAGATGCTGTTCAGGCCCG AGTATTTGGGGCAGGCTATCCCAGCCTACCTACTATGTCAGTGGATGACTGGTATGAACAGCACAGGAAGAAAAATGCCTTGCCAGACCAGGGGATCCCACGCAGCGCTG AGGACTTTGATGCAGAAGAGCGAGAacaagaagagaaagagaagcgGGTTGAAAATGACGATGAGGAGGCCTTGCAGAAAGCTAGAGACTGGGACAACTGGAAGGATACGCATCGGAGAGGCTATGGGAACCGTAAAAACATGGGCTAA
- the LOC120056572 gene encoding gap junction beta-1 protein-like — protein sequence MPLTPPVELDLESKMNWASFYAVISGVNRHSTGIGRIWLSVLFIFRILVLVVAAESVWGDEKSGFTCNTQQPGCNSVCYDHFFPISHIRLWALQLILVSTPALLVAMHVAHRRHIDKKLYKLSGRASPKDLEQIKTQKMKITGALWWTYIISLFFRIIFEVTFMYLFYMIYPGYKMIRLVKCDSYPCPNTVDCFVSRPTEKTVFTVFMLAVSGICILLNIAEVVFLAGKACGRHLSNAGDSSMGAWITQKLCSY from the exons ATGCCTCTTACACCTCCTGTTGAGCTTG ACCTGGAATCGAAAATGAACTGGGCGTCATTTTATGCCGTCATCAGCGGTGTAAACAGACACTCCACGGGCATCGGTCGCATCTGGCTCTCTGTCCTCTTCATCTTCCGTATCCTGGTCCTGGTGGTTGCAGCAGAGAGTGTGTGGGGCGACGAGAAGTCTGGCTTTACTTGTAATACCCAGCAGCCCGGCTGCAACAGCGTCTGTTATGACCACTTCTTCCCCATCTCACACATCCGTCTGTGGGCCCTGCAGCTCATCTTGGTGTCCACCCCGGCCCTGCTGGTGGCCATGCATGTTGCCCATCGCCGACACATCGACAAGAAGCTCTATAAACTGTCTGGCCGGGCCAGCCCCAAGGACCTGGAGCAGATCAAGACCCAGAAGATGAAGATCACAGGTGCCCTCTGGTGGACATATATCATCAGCCTGTTCTTCCGCATCATCTTCGAAGTGACCTTCATGTATCTCTTCTACATGATCTACCCCGGCTACAAGATGATCAGGCTAGTCAAGTGTGACTCGTACCCCTGCCCCAACACGGTGGACTGCTTTGTGTCCAGGCCCACAGAGAAGACTGTCTTCACTGTGTTCATGCTGGCTGTGTCAGGGATCTGTATCCTGCTCAACATCGCAGAGGTGGTCTTCCTGGCAGGGAAGGCTTGCGGTAGGCACTTAAGCAATGCTGGAGACTCATCCATGGGGGCATGGATCACCCAAAAGCTCTGCTCTTACTAG
- the LOC120056573 gene encoding gap junction alpha-3 protein-like, with protein MGDWNLLGKLLESAQEHSTVVGKVWLTVLFIFRILVLGAAAEKVWGDEQSGFTCDTKQPGCQNVCYDKTFPISHIRFWVLQIIFVSTPTLIYLGHILHLVRMEEKQKQKEKDLAAQLAIHNDKQQLLPDTKPKKPPVRDDQGRIRLRGVLLRTYVFNIIFKTLFEVGFIVAQYLLYGFELKPLYTCNRSPCPNVVNCYISRPTEKTIFILFMLAVAFISLLLNLVEMYHLGFTKCRQGLRYRRAQSTFEAGYKAPSEAVVPFDPNYNYFPRHHPAPEPYHADEYILTEPDTAYHPYSSKVAYKQNRDNLAVEMNSKPEGGDTTENKGSSSAPGSPAENQRRPSRSSKHSNNKTRLDDLKI; from the coding sequence ATGGGGGACTGGAACTTGTTGGGCAAGCTGTTGGAGAGTGCCCAGGAGCACTCCACTGTAGTGGGCAAGGTCTGGCTGACTGTGCTCTTCATCTTCAGGATCCTGGTGTTGGGAGCTGCAGCTGAGAAGGTGTGGGGTGACGAGCAGTCTGGCTTCACCTGCGACACCAAGCAGCCTGGTTGTCAAAATGTCTGCTATGACAAGACTTTCCCCATCTCTCACATCCGCTTCTGGGTGCTGCAGATCATCTTTGTGTCCACGCCCACTCTGATCTACCTGGGCCACATCCTGCACCTGGTGCGCATGGAGGAGAAACAGAAGCAGAAGGAGAAAGACTTGGCTGCGCAGCTGGCCATCCACAATGACAAGCAGCAGCTGCTGCCCGACACTAAGCCCAAGAAGCCCCCAGTCCGGGACGATCAGGGCCGCATCCGCCTGCGAGGGGTCCTGCTGCGCACCTATGTCTTCAACATCATCTTCAAGACCCTGTTTGAGGTGGGATTTATCGTAGCTCAGTACCTGCTGTATGGGTTTGAGCTGAAGCCACTGTACACCTGTAACCGCTCACCCTGCCCCAACGTGGTGAACTGCTACATCTCCAGGCCCACAGAAAAGACAATCTTCATCCTCTTCATGCTGGCAGTGGCGTTCATCTCACTGCTACTGAACCTAGTCGAGATGTATCACCTGGGGTTCACCAAGTGCCGCCAGGGCCTCCGGTATAGACGTGCCCAGTCCACATTTGAGGCAGGGTACAAGGCCCCCAGCGAGGCAGTAGTGCCCTTTGACCCGAACTATAACTACTTCCCCAGGCACCACCCAGCCCCCGAGCCCTACCATGCAGACGAGTACATCTTAACTGAGCCTGACACTGCCTACCACCCCTACAGCAGCAAAGTGGCTTACAAGCAGAACAGAGATAACCTGGCCGTAGAGATGAACAGTAAACCAGAAGGGGGTGACACCACAGAAAATAAAGGTTCCAGTTCTGCTCCAGGGTCGCCTGCAGAGAACCAACGGCGACCAAGTCGATCCAGCAAGCACAGCAATAATAAGACTAGACTAGACGATCTAAAGATCTGA